The genomic stretch AGGCGACGACGAGGGGGAGGACGATGTCGGCGGCGATCGTCATTTTCGCCGAGAGATGGAGGTGGGGGATGAGGGCCGAGACGACGAGGGCGAGGAAGATCTGGAGCGCGACCGCGGGGAGGACCATGAGGAAGAGCCGGAAATCGCCCTGGGAGATGAGGCCGCTGCCGTGGTTGAAGCGGACGAGGTCGTTCGAGCGGCTCAGGGCGGCGAGCCCTTTTTTTCTCTCGAGGAGGGTGATGACCGTCGAGGGCAGGTAGCGGAGGGCGAGGACCATCATCGGGAGCCCGGCGAGGGCTGCGAGGAAGTGGAGCGGCAGCTGGAGGAGGGGCGAGGGCGGGACCGAGCGGGCCGAGGCGATGCAGAAGAGGAAGAGGATGAAGAGGGAGGTGAGGAGCGCCAGCCGGAGGGTCAGGGTCCAGAGGATCGCCTTGGCCCGCCGGCCCAGGAGGCGGCCCCGTTCCGGGACGGTCAGGGGAGGCAACCCGGGACGAAGGGTCAGCGCCATGAAGCCGAGCCCGAACTCGAAGGCGATGAAGATGATCAGGATCATCCCCATGAGGAAGAGGCCGAACTTGCCCGACATCGCGCCGGTGTCGGGATCGACGTGGCCGGGAAGGGCGAGGGAAAGGAGGATGGCCGGGAGCTGGATCAGGGCGGCGACCCAGGCGAGTTGCCGCACCGCCTCGCCGTAGCGGGGCAGGGTCTCCATGATCAGCCGGGAGACGGGAATCGGAGCCTCGGCGGAGGGAGTCCGGAAGAGGGGCGGGACGGGAACGTCGGCCGCCGCGTCGGCTTCGGCCCTGATCTCCGGTTCACCCTGGGGAGCCGAGGCCGGGGCGGCGGCGAGGACCTCCTTCGCCGTGGTATAAACGCGCTCTCCTTCGGGGCAAAGCTTGGAATCGTCGCGGAGACGGCCCTCGGTGCGCCAGCGCCGGATCGTTTCGATCGGAACGGGGCCGTAGATGGCGGTCTCGGAGGCGTGGAAAAAATAACGGGCGGACATGGGAAAACGGGGGTAAATTCTATTTGGAATCGACGCGGCGCAGAAAAACATTGCGCCGGGGGGTTTGAATTAATAAAACGAGAATCAACCAACGACAACCAAAGAATTTCTATGGCCTCCATTGCAGACCGCTACAGCGAAAACGTCACCGGCAAGTATTATGTCGATAGCCAGTGCATCGACTGCGATCTTTGCCGCGAAACGGCTCCGGCCAACTTCACCCGCCAGGACGACGGCGGCTACTCCTACGTCTACAAGCAGCCCGAGACGCCCGAGGAAGAAGCCCAGAGCAAGGAAGCGATGGAAGGCTGCCCCGTCGAGGCCATCGGCAACGACGCCGCCTAAGTCTTTTTCCCCCGTCCGGGCCCGATTCGTCGGCCCGTTCCCAGGAAAAACCCTCCCGCGCCTGCGTGCCGGAGGGTTTTTTTGCGCCTGTTTCCCGGGCTTTCCTAGCTTTGAGCCGGAACGGGAGCCTCGTCGAGGTGGCGCTTCGTCCAGGAGAAGGCGTGCATCAGCTCCTCGTAGGAGGGGAAGCGGTCGGCCGGATCGAGGGCGATGGCCCGGTGGATGAGGGCGGCGACGGAGGGATGGAGGTGGGGGGCGACCTCTTCGATCGGCGGCGGCGGCCCGGCCTCGTGGCAGGCGACGATCTTGCTCGGATCGCCCTCGGTGTAGGGCGGGCGTCCGGCGAGGGCGTGGTAGAGGGTGGCGCCGAGGCTGTAGATGTCGCTCCGGAAATCCTCCGTCTCCCGTTTCAGCCGTTCCGGCGGAATATAGTAGGGGGTCCCCCAGACGACGTCGTTCGCCGCGTCCTGCTCCCCGATGCCGATGCAGAGGCCGAAGTCGGTGATCTTGATCTGCCCGGCGGCCCCGATGAGGATGTGCTCCGGCTTCATGTCCCGGTGGAGGAGGCCGTGGCGGGCCAGCTGCCGCAGCGCCGAGGCGGCCTCGATGCCGATGTGGAGGGCCTCCTTCTCGTCGGGCCGGTTCCCGCTCCGGATCCGTTCCTCCAGCGTCCCGCCCGGGACATATTCGATGGCGAGGAAGCGGATTCCCTCGATCTCGCCGAATTCGACGAAGCCGACGATGTTCGGGTGGTGGAAGGAGGTCAGCACCTCGCTTTCCCGCAGGAGGGCCCAGAGGGCGAGGGCGTCGCGGGCCTTGTCGGGGTTCAGGAGCTTGATCGAGACCGGCGCGCCGCCGTTGGCCGAGTCATGGGCCAGGTAGACCCGCCCCGTCGCCCCTTCGCCGATCCGTTTCTCGATCTGGTAGCGGCCGACCCACGGATGGTAGGCGAAGGACTGGCCGCAGGAGGCGCAGGCGAGGTCGCTTCCGATCCGCACATCGCCGACCGACATGGGATGATTGCAGTGGGGGCAATAGACGGGCCACGGGAGCTGCACGAACCCTTTCTTACGAATCTCTTTCAAAAAAGGCAAATGTATCTGTAAAACAGAGGGCCCCTCTTTTACATGCACTTTTCCACCGACCATCTCCGCCCCCATCGCGACTCCCGCGTCGATCTCTTCCTCGCGGCGGAGCTGGGCCGTTCCCGCTCCTTCGTCCAGGAGCTGATCGAGGCGGGCCGGGTCGTCCTCGCGCCGAACCCGGAGCGGTTGAAGGCGAGCTACAAGATCCGGGCCGGGGACGAGCTCTCCGTCGTCGACGAGGCCCTCGTCGCCAAGGAGCCGCCCGTCGTCCCCGAGGGTCAGGACATCCCCCTCTCGATCCTCTTCGAGGACGAGGCCGTGCTGGTCCTCGACAAGGCCCCCGGCCTCGTCGTCCACCCGGCGGCGGGCCATGCCGACGGGACCCTCGTCAACGCCCTCGTCCACCACTGCGGCGGGAGCCTGGCCGGACGGGGAGGGGACGCCCGCCTCGGCATCGTCCACCGCCTCGACAAGGACACCAGCGGCCTCATGGTCGTCGCCAAGACCGACCTCGCCCACGAGCGCCTCGCCGCCCAGTTCGCCGACCGGGACGTCCACAAGACCTACCAGGCCCTCTGCTGGGGCCAGTTCCGCCGCCCCGTCGGGACCTGCCTCAACAAGATGGCCCGCCACCGCATCCACCGGCAGAAGATGGCCGTCGTCTCCCCGAACAGCACGGCGGGGAAGGAAGCCCACACCGATTACCGCGTCCTCCTCCAGGGGAAGCCCGGCGCGTGGGTCGAGTGCCTCCTCCACACCGGGCGGACCCACCAGATCCGCGTCCACATGACCCACCTCGGCTACCCCATCGCGGGCGACCAGCTCTACGGCCGGGGCGGCCCGAAGCGGCTCTGGGACGGCGAGGAGGTCCCGCGCCAGATGCTCCATGCGGCGAAGCTCGCCTTCACCCATCCGATGACCGGGAAAGAAATTGAATTCGAGGCTCCCCTCCCGGAGGATTTCAAGCGGCTCCTCGCCCGCATCGGCGGGTGACCCTCCCTCGCGACATGACCACGCCCGCCCTCGACCCCCACCTCCAGAGCGAACTGAAGAAGGCCCTCGGCAGCTATGCCCGCCTCCTGAAGGCCCAGGGCCTCACCCACGTCCCCCTCGACCGCCGCGCCCGGGAGATCCTCCGGCACATGGAAGCCCCGGGGAAGGCGACGGCCCAGGCCCCGTCCACTCCCGCCTCCGCCCCCGTCCACCTCAAGGCAGAGCATGCCCCCGCTCCTGCGCCGGCTTCCGCTCCCGCCCCCCGTCCTGCCGGCTCGACTTCGGCTCCCGTTTCCGCTTCAGTTCCCGATCCCATGCCGCGTCGTCCCGCTCCTCCCGCCCCTGCCTCCACCTCCCTTTCCAGCGCCCAGACGGTGAAGGGGGAGGCCGTTTCCGCCGACGGCACGAAGGCCGAGCGCCTCGCCCGCCTCCAGGCGAAGGCCTCCGTCTGCCGGAAGTGCGAGCACCTCGCCGCCTTCCGCCAGAACGTCGTCTTCGGCGAGGGGAATCCCGAGGCCGCCCTCATGTTCGTCGGGGAAGCCCCCGGCGCCGACGAGGACGAGCAGGCCCGCCCCTTCATCGGCCGCGCCGGGCAGATGCTCACGAAGATGATCCAGGCCATGGGCCTGACCCGGGAAGAGATCTACATCGGGAACATCCTGAAGTGCCGTCCCGACATGCCGAAGGGCGCCCCCGGCAACCGGAAGCCGACCCCCGAGGAAATGCAGACCTGCATGCCCTACATCGTCTCCCAGATCGAGATCATCCAGCCGAAGGCGATCGTCGCCCTCGGCTCGACCTCGGTCGAGGCCCTCCTCGACGCGAAGATGCCGATCAGCCGCCTGCGCGGGAAATTCGTCGATTTCCGGGGCATCCCCCTGATGCCGACCTTCCACCCCTCCTACCTCCTCCACAACCCGACGAACGAGACCAAGCGCAAGGTCTGGGAAGACCTTCTCCTCGTCATGGAAAAGCTCAACCTCCCGATCAGCGAGAAGCAGCGGGGGTTCTTCCTATGAGTGAGACTAACACTCCCGCGAGCAAGGGCCGCGTCCTCCTCGGCATGAGCGGCGGCGTCGACTCGAGCGTCGCCGCCTACCTCCTGAAGGAGGAGGGCTGGGAAGTCATCGGCGTCACGATGAAGGTCTGGCCGCAGGATTGCATGTCCCGCGCCGAGGACAAGTGCTGCGGCCCCCAGGCCGTCGCCGACGCCCGCTCCGTCGCCCACGCCCTCGGCATCCCCCATTACGTCGTCGACGAGGCCGATGAGTTCGAGAAGGTCGTCATCGACTACTTCGGCAGCGAGTACCGCCAGGGCCGGACGCCGAACCCGTGCGTCATGTGCAACGAGAAGCTCAAGTTCGGCCGCCTCCAGGACAAGGCCCTCGGCCTCGGCGCCACCCACGTCGCCACCGGCCATTACGCCCAGATCGTTCACGAGAATGGCCGCTCCCGCCTTTTCCGCGCCAAGGACCGGAAGAAAGACCAATCGTACTTCCTCTTCAGCCTCCGCGACGGCCAGCTGGGCCGCTCCGTCTCCCCCCTCGGCCACCTGGAAAAGCCCGAGGTCCGCGCCATCGCGAAGAAACTCGGCCTGAAGACCTACGACAAGGAAGAGAGCCAGGAAATCTGCTTCGTCCCCGGCAACGACTACGCCGCCTTCCTCAAGGGCCACTTCGGCGAGGAGACCTTCCACCCCGGCGGCATCTACCTCCGCGACGGCACCCGCATCGGCGAGCACGAGGGGATCGAACTCTACACCGTCGGCCAGCGGAAGGGGCTCCCCGGCGGCCAGGGGAAACCCCTCTACGTCCTCGACATCGATCCGAAGGGCCAGCGCGTCATCGTCGGCGGCTACGAGGAACTGGAGCGCCCCGAGTGCTTCATCGACAACACCAATTGGCTGACCGCCGACGGCAAGCTCACGGTTCCGACCGAGATCGAGGTGAAGATCCGTTACAACTGGCCCGCCGTCCGCGCGAGGGTCGAGCCCATCGAAGGGCATCCCCACCGCGCCCGCATCGTTTTCGCCGAACCCCAGCGGGCCGTCTCGCCGGGGCAGGCCGCCGTCTGCTACATCCGCAGCCGGGAGGGTTCGGACGACTTCGACGAAGTTCTCGGGGGCGGCTGGATCGAGCGGAGCGAGATCGTCGTCGAGGAAAAGACCGTTGCCGCTGCGGAGCGATAAACATTCAAGGGGAAGGTGAGGGGAGATGACGCCGATTCTGGTGATGGTGACGGTGCCGAGCGCCGCCGTGGGGAAGAAATTGGGAAAAAAGCTCGTGAAGGAGCGCCTCGCGGCCTGCGTCCAGGTCGTTCCCGGCCTCACCTCGATCTACCGCTGGGAGGGAAAGATCGAGACCTCCAAGGAACACCTCCTCCTCCTCAAAAGTGCCGACGAACTCTGGCCCTCCCTCCAGGCCGCCGTCCGGGAGAATCACCCCTACGACTGTCCGGAGATCGTCGCCGTCCCCCCGGGGCAGGTGTCGAAGAAATACGCCGCGTGGTGGCGCGAGGCGTTGGGGTATTGATCCGGTCAGCTCAGCCGCACCGAGCGGGCCACCGCGCCCGTCATGAACGTCAGGATGAATCCGACGAGGAAGAAAAAGAGCGGGATCAGCCATCCCGGCCCGACGCCGATGCCGAAGCGCAGCAGGTCGGCGACGGCCTCGGTCAAAAACCAGATCCCGAGCAGCTTGGCCCCGGCGACGAAAAGAGAACGTGCATCCATCCCCTACTCTACCCCGGAATAGGGCGGCGCACAAAAACCGGATGCAAATGAGGCCTAGAGCCTGTCATGCACTTTGGAAAGCCCGCGTTGCTCCTAAAACGGCCTCCATCAAGACGCGAGCGACGCTGCATGCCTGAATGGCACGCGAGGAGCGAGCAACGCCGAGGGAGACCGTTTTAGGAGCAACCCTTCGGGCCGGGGTTCTACGCCCCTTCCCCGTCGTTCTGCGCCGCCTCACGGGCCATTCAGGCACGCTTCGGCGTCGCACGCCTAGGGGAGAGGGGCGCAGCCCCTCCGGCGCGGGCTTTCCAAAGTGCATGCCAGGCTCTAGGCTGTCCGGTACGCCTGGAAATCGGCCCACGCCGCCCGCATCGAGGCAAAGGCGAGGTCGGCGGGATTCACCTCGTCGATCGGGGTGAGTATGATTTCATCGACCTCGTCCCGGGGAGTGGCCGTCTGGAAGGATGCGACCCGCGCAAAGAAAAAGAGGTCGAGGACGGGATAGAGGATGCCCTTGTAGGGATAGAGATTGGAATGGGTGGCGAGGAAGTGGAGGCCCTCCAAGACGACTCCCGTTTCCTCCAGCACCTCGCGCCTCGCCGCTGCTTCGGCCCGTTCTCCCGCGTCGATGAAGCCTCCCGGCAGGCCGAGGCTTCCCTTGGCCGGTTCGTGCTGGCGGCGAATGAGGAGGAGCCGCTCTTCCCCATCGACGACGAAGACCGTCGCGGCAGTCGCGGGGTTGAAGTGGTAGACGAAGCCGCAGGCGGGACAGTCGAAGCGGTTGCCCTGCGTTTCAGGTTCCGCCGTCGCCGCGCAGCGCGGGCAATGGCGGAAGAGCGAGGCGGAGAGGGAAAGGAGGCTTTCGTTCATGGACGGGATAGGGTTTCCCGGAAGGCGGTCAGGGCGGTCCGCAACGGGAGGGCAATGGCCGGTTCGGCGAGCATCCCCGCCGCGTCGAGCCCCTTGTGGCAATCGAGGGCGATCAGCGGGGAGGCTGCCGGGACGATCCGGCCCATCATCACGGTGAGGGTCTCCGTCAGCGAGGCCTGGGCGTGGGTCGCCCGGGCGGAGGTGTTCAGGAGGGCGATCGGCTTGGCTTCGAGGTCGGTGGTGGCGACGAGCCAGTCGAGGGCGTTCTTCAGCACGCCGGGGACGCCGTGGGCATACTCGGGGCTCGAAATCAGGAGGCCGTCGGCGCGCCGGATCGCCTCGCGGAAGCGGGAGACCGGGGCAGGTTCGTCCTCCGCGTCGTCGGGATTGAAGGGGGGAAGGGTGGCGAGCCCCTCGTATGGGACGATCTCGATTCCCTCCAGCGTCGAGGCCACGGAAGCGGCGGCGCGAAGGAGCATCGTGTTCGAGGAACCCCTCCGCAGACTCCCGGAAATGGCGAGGATGCGGAGGGGCATGGGGGAAGGCCTACGCGATGGCGGCGCAGAGCTTGGCGACGAGATCCTCGATCTTCACCCGCTCCTGCTTCATCGAATCGCGGTAGCGGAGGGTGACGGTGTCGGGCAGGCCCGCGTATTCGCCTTCCTTCGCGCCTTCGAGGGTCTCGAAGTCGATCGTGATGCCGAAGGGGACGCCGACTTCGTCGATGCGGCGGTAGCGGCGGCCGATGGCGCCGCTCTCGTCGTAGAAGACCGCCATGTGGGGGCGGAGGAGGTCGGTGACGGCCTTCGCCTTCTCGACGAGGGCGGGCTTGTTCTTCAGGAGGGGGAAGATGCCGACCTTGATCGGGGCGATCCGGGGGGAGAAGCGCATGACGACGCGGATTTCCTCTACGCCCTTCTCGTCGACGGTCTTTTCCTCGTCGTAGGCCTCGCAGAGGACGGCCAGGAGGCAGCGGTCGGCCCCGGCGCTCGGCTCGACGACGTGGGGGATGAAGCGCTCCTTCGTCTCCTCATCGAAGTAGTCGAGGGACTTGCCGCTCGCGTTCTGGTGCTGCGTCAGGTCGTAATCGGTGCGGTAGGCGATGCCTTCCAGCTCCTGGATGCCGAAGGGGAACTCGTATTCGAGGTCGTAGGTCTTCTTCGAGTAGAAGGCACGGTCGCCGTCCGGAATGTCGAGGACGTGGATCTTCTTGCGCGGGATGCCGATCTCCTCGTACCAGCGGAGCCGGTCCTCGAGCCACTGGTCGACGAGGGCCATGCCCTGGTCGGGCTTACAGAAGTATTCGACCTCCATCTGCTCGAACTCGCGGGACCGGAAGATGAAGTTGCGGGGGTTGATCTCGTTGCGGAAGGCCTTGCCGATCTGGGCGATGCCGAAGGGGAGCTTCTTCCGGGAGACCTCGAGGACATTCTTGAACTGGACGAAGATCGCCTGGGCGGTCTCGGGCCGGAGGTAGGTCTTCGCCTCCTCGGTCGTGAAGGGGCCGACGTAGGTCTGGAAGAGGAGGTTGAACGCCCGGGGCGCGGTGAACTCCCCGCCGCACTCGGGGCAGGAGCCGGGTTTCTGGCCGGGCTTGTTCGGGGGGATCTGGTCGGCGCGGAAGCGGGACTGGCACTGCTTGCAGTCGACGAGGTCGTCGGAGAACTCCCGCTCGTGGCCGCTGGCCTGCCAGACGGCGCGGTTCATCAGGATCGAGCCGTCGAGGCCGACGATGTCGTCCCGGAAGCGGGTCATCGCCTTCCACCAGTGGTCCTTGATGTTGCGTTTCAGGTCGGCCCCGAGGGGGCCGTAGTCCCAGACGCCGTTGAGGCCCCCGTAGATTTCGGACGACTGAAAGATGAAGCCGCGACGCTTGCACAGCGCGACGATCTTTTCCATAAGCTGGTTTTCCGCCATAAAGAGGCGCTAGAGTAAGTGCCGCGTCCCGAAAATGGAAGAAACAAAACCAGAACCCCCGGAACAGCCGAAGCCCCCCGGGCCGCCGACGCCCGAAAAGGCGAAGGAGGAGCAGGGCTGCGACGGCGCGGTCAACGCGGTTTCCCAGGAAGTCCACGAGGTCGTCGACCACATGCTCCGCGCCGGGAAGGCGGCGGAGGAGGCGACGATCGCGGCGACCCGCCGGACGTGGAGCCGCCTCCAGAAGTTCCTCGCCGGGCTCGGCCTCTCCACCCTCGGCGTCATCGTCACGGCGATCCTCGTCGTGGTCCTCATCCTCCGCTTCTACGGCCTCCCGCCGCAGGTGAAGGCCTACGTGCTGAAGGAGCTGGAGGAGCGCGGCATCGCCGTCTCCTTCGACAAGCTCCTCCTCGACCCTACCGGCGCGATCCTCGCGGAGCGGCTCTCCGTCTTCCGCACCACGGAGCGGCAGGACCTCATCCTCCAGGTCGACCAGGTCCGCCTCGGCATCGCCTGGTTCTCCTGGTGGCGCGGCCAGCCGCTGCTCCAGAGCGCCACGGTCCGCAACGCGGCGGTCCACCTCCCCCTCACGCCCGACAGCACCGTGAACCTCACCCAGGTCAACGCCCGGGTCGACTGGACCCAGGGCGGGAAGGGGATCGTCATCCGGCAGGCCCAGGCCCGGCTCCTGAACCTCGAGTTCGACGTCCGGGGCTCGATCCTGATCGACGGACCCCTTCCCGTGCGGAAGTCGGCGGTCGACGCCTCGGCCCGGGAGCGGATCGACGCCCTCTGGCGGCAGGTCGTCGCCGTCGCCGACGACTTCGACACCCAGCGCCCCGTCCCCGTCCGCATCGACTTCGCCCTCGCCACCTCGACGCCGGAGAACGCCACCGTCCACGCCCTCGTCGCGACGAAGAACATCCGCTGGCGCGGCGTCCTCATCAACGAGGTCGAGGCCGGGGCCGACCTCCAGGACGGCGCGGCGACCCTTTCCGAATGCCGCGTGAAGCTGGCGCGCGGGGAATTCACCGCCTCGGGCGAGGCGAGCCTGAAGGACGCGACGGCGCGGCTCGAATTCTTCAGCAACCTCGACTTCACCCCGCTCGCCTCGGCCCTCTCCCCGAAGGTCGCGACCGTCGTCGGCCAGTTCCGCTTCGACGACCTCCCCGCCTTCAGCGGCCGGGCCTCGGCCTCGTGGAACGGCCCCCTGGCGCTCAACGTCCAGGCCGACGTCGATTGGGAGAACTTCTCCTGCGCCGGGATCTACTACGACCGCCTCGTCATCCCGCTCGCCTACGACGGGCAACGCTTCTTCATCCCCGAGGCCCGGCTGGAGCAGCGGAACGGCGGCCGAGGCACCCTCAGCCTCCTGTGGAACCGGGGCACGCCGCCCGCGCCGGGCGATACCGCCGCGAATGGCGGCACCAACGCTGCCGCCGCCGCCGTTTCCGTCGCTCCCTCGATCCGGGGCAAGGTCGATTCGACGCTCGATCCGACGGTCTTCTTCGGCCTCTTCGGCCCCGCCGCCGACGCCTTCCTCGGGAGCCTCTGGTTCGACGGGCAGAAGAGCGCCCCCGTCCTCGCGGCGACGCTGGAGGGGGCCTCGGCCGATTACAACGACTGGCTCGTCTCCGGCCAGCTGAAGGTCGGCAAGTGCGAGTACAAGAAGATCGCCATCGACTCCTTCGACGCCGCCTTCGCCTACCGGAACAAGGCGATCAACGTGAAGAGCTTCACTGTCCGGCGGAAGGAAGGAACCGCCACCGGCGCGGTGATCGACGACTTCGCCAACCGCATGGTGAAGATCCCCGGCATCACCTCGACGGTGACCATCCAGGAGGTCGCCCCCGCCCTCGGCGTGAAGTTCACCGGCTACGTCGCCCCCTATGTCTTCGACAAGCCGCCGAAGCTGAAGGTCTCCGGCACCGTCGACCTCAACGAGACCCGCCCGAAGCTCGACACCGACCTCACCATCGCCGTCGATTCCGACGCGACGCTCTTCTACAAGATCTACAAGATCCCGTTCCCGGTCGAGAAGACGAAGGCGACGATCCGCATCGTCGACCGGACCCTCGACCTGAAGCTCGACTCGGCCCGCCTCTTCGACGGCGGCCTCACCGGGACGATCCGCATCCTCCTGACCGAGGAGCAGGCCCTCGACACCGCCCTCCGCATCACCGACGGCGACTTCCACAAGGCGATGTACACTCTCTACAAGAGCGACAAGGAATCGGGTCGCCTCAACCTCCAGTTGAACCTCGCCGGGAAGCTCGGCGACATCTCCTCCTTCAAGGGCGGGGGCGCCTTCACCGTCGACGACGGCTACGTCCTCTCGATCCCGTTCCTCGGCGGCCTCTCGAACCTCGTCAGCTCGATCATCCCCGGCTTCGGCACCAGCAAGGCCGACCAGGGGAAGTGCAGCTTCACGATCACGAACGGCGTTCTCCACACCGACGACCTCTCCATCGCCAGCGCCTTCTTCAACGTCCTCGGCACCGGCGACGTCGACTTCGCGAAGAACGCCGTCTCCCTCGACATGCGGGTCAACCTCCGGGGCATCATGAGCTTCCTCGGCTACCCGCTGAGCAAGCTCTTCGAGTACCACGGGAGCGGCACGCTCGAGTCGCTCGATTGGAAGTCGAAAAACCTATGATCATTTTATGAGTTCACCTTCATCCTGGGAAAAAGCATTCAAGGGCCGCCTTTTCGGCGCCCACACCTCGACGGCGGGCGGCTTCGTCCGCGCCGTCGAGCGGGCCGTCGCCTGCCGCTTCACCGCCGCGCAGATCTTCGTCAAAAACAACAAGCAGTGGATGGCCCCGCCCATCGCCGCGGAGGACGCGAAGGCGTTCAAGGACGCGCAGCAGAAAGCGGGCCTCTTCGTCTGCGGCCACAGCGGCTACCTGATCAACCTCGGTTCCGGCGCGGACGAGATGATCGAGAAATCGACCGCCTCCCTCACGGCGGAACTCGAGCGGGCCGAGCTGCTCGGTCTTCCCTTCGTCGTCCATCATCCGGGAAGCCCGGGCAAGGATGGCGAGGAAGCGGGGCTGGAGCGGATCACCGCGCGGATGAAGGAAATCCTGAAGGCGACGAAAAAGGCGAAAGTCCGCGTCGCCCTCGAGTGCACCGCCGGGCAGGGCGGCCACCTCGGCTGGCGGCTCGAGCACCTCCGGGAACTGCTCTCCCGGATCGATGTTCCCGACCGCCTCGGCGTCTGCCTCGACACCGCCCACCTCTTCGCGGCCGGGTACGACCTCCGCACCCGCGCCGACTACGACAAGACCATGAAGGAGATCGAGACGGTGATCGGGACCGAGCGCGTCCTCTGCTTCCACCTGAACGACTCCAAAGTCCCCTTCAACTCCCGCAAGGACCGCCACGACAACCTCGGCGAGGGCGAAATCGGCCTCGACGCCTTCAAATGGCTCGTCGCCGATCCCCGCTGGAAGAAGACCCCCATGGTGCTCGAAACGCCGAAGGAAGAGGAGATGGCCGAAGACGTGGCGAACTGGGAGAAGCTGGTCCCGTTTGTGAAATAAAGACATGGGTTCGACTCTTTTCTACGTCGCTGCCGTTCTGCTTCTTCTTTGGACGGGCTGGACGCGTCTGCGCAAGGAAAGGCCGTGGAGCGGGTGGTTGTTGTCTTATCCGATTCTTGTTTCCGTTCTTTCCGGTCTATGGGTTGCGGGACAAGTCCGTGATTCCATTATCCGATCCACCTCGTCGACTGCTGCGGTCGGCTATGCG from Verrucomicrobium sp. GAS474 encodes the following:
- a CDS encoding deoxyribonuclease IV, producing MSSPSSWEKAFKGRLFGAHTSTAGGFVRAVERAVACRFTAAQIFVKNNKQWMAPPIAAEDAKAFKDAQQKAGLFVCGHSGYLINLGSGADEMIEKSTASLTAELERAELLGLPFVVHHPGSPGKDGEEAGLERITARMKEILKATKKAKVRVALECTAGQGGHLGWRLEHLRELLSRIDVPDRLGVCLDTAHLFAAGYDLRTRADYDKTMKEIETVIGTERVLCFHLNDSKVPFNSRKDRHDNLGEGEIGLDAFKWLVADPRWKKTPMVLETPKEEEMAEDVANWEKLVPFVK
- a CDS encoding AsmA-like C-terminal region-containing protein, yielding MEETKPEPPEQPKPPGPPTPEKAKEEQGCDGAVNAVSQEVHEVVDHMLRAGKAAEEATIAATRRTWSRLQKFLAGLGLSTLGVIVTAILVVVLILRFYGLPPQVKAYVLKELEERGIAVSFDKLLLDPTGAILAERLSVFRTTERQDLILQVDQVRLGIAWFSWWRGQPLLQSATVRNAAVHLPLTPDSTVNLTQVNARVDWTQGGKGIVIRQAQARLLNLEFDVRGSILIDGPLPVRKSAVDASARERIDALWRQVVAVADDFDTQRPVPVRIDFALATSTPENATVHALVATKNIRWRGVLINEVEAGADLQDGAATLSECRVKLARGEFTASGEASLKDATARLEFFSNLDFTPLASALSPKVATVVGQFRFDDLPAFSGRASASWNGPLALNVQADVDWENFSCAGIYYDRLVIPLAYDGQRFFIPEARLEQRNGGRGTLSLLWNRGTPPAPGDTAANGGTNAAAAAVSVAPSIRGKVDSTLDPTVFFGLFGPAADAFLGSLWFDGQKSAPVLAATLEGASADYNDWLVSGQLKVGKCEYKKIAIDSFDAAFAYRNKAINVKSFTVRRKEGTATGAVIDDFANRMVKIPGITSTVTIQEVAPALGVKFTGYVAPYVFDKPPKLKVSGTVDLNETRPKLDTDLTIAVDSDATLFYKIYKIPFPVEKTKATIRIVDRTLDLKLDSARLFDGGLTGTIRILLTEEQALDTALRITDGDFHKAMYTLYKSDKESGRLNLQLNLAGKLGDISSFKGGGAFTVDDGYVLSIPFLGGLSNLVSSIIPGFGTSKADQGKCSFTITNGVLHTDDLSIASAFFNVLGTGDVDFAKNAVSLDMRVNLRGIMSFLGYPLSKLFEYHGSGTLESLDWKSKNL